In the genome of Brienomyrus brachyistius isolate T26 chromosome 17, BBRACH_0.4, whole genome shotgun sequence, one region contains:
- the LOC125711982 gene encoding solute carrier family 13 member 2-like: MAKWWKWMWNHRNYLIIFLTPLLILPLPLVINTPEARCGFVIILMALYWCTECLPLAVTALLPVILFPMMGIMESGEVCVQYLKDSNMLFIGGLLVAIAVEHWNLHKRIALRVLLLVGVRPALLMMGFMGTTAFLSMWISNTASTAMMLPIAQAVLAQLSSTEAAADEREQRGGEDNQAFEMDGKLKEDIVESMKDAEEGDQRREQREQKYLKLSKGMSLCVCYSASIGGTATLTGTTPNLILKGQVDELFPDNNDVINFATWFGFSFPNMLLMLILSWFWLQFMFIGFNLKKSFGCGKRNEGDEEAYQVMKNEYKKLGSISFAEGSVLVIFVILVLLWFTREPGFMPGWATVLFNMDKQYVTDGTVAIFMSMMFFIIPSRMPSLAYRGGGDEGASEKNIKAPPTLLRWEVVQEKMPWNIILLLGGGFALAKGSEVSGLSLWLGESLTPLKSIPPFAISLLLCLLVTTFTECSSNTATTTLFLPILASMATAIQLHPLYIMLPCTLCASLAFMLPVATPPNAIAFSYGQLKVMDMAKAGFALNLIGVLAINFALNTWGTAMFHLDTYPSWANATGPV, encoded by the exons ATGGCTAAATGGTGGAAATGGATGTGGAATCATCGGAATTATCTGATCATCTTCCTGACCCCCCTGTTGATCCTGCCCCTACCCTTGGTCATTAACACCCCG GAGGCTCGGTGTGGCTTTGTCATCATCCTGATGGCCCTGTACTGGTGCACTGAGTGCCTGCCCCTGGcggtcacagcactgcttcccgTCATCCTGTTCCCTATGATGGGCATCATGGAATCCGGAGAG gtttgTGTGCAGTACCTGAAGGACTCCAACATGCTGTTCATCGGGGGCCTACTCGTGGCCATCGCTGTGGAGCACTGGAACCTGCACAAGCGCATCGCCCTGCGGGTGCTCCTGCTGGTGGGCGTCCGGCCGGCGCT GCTCATGATGGGCTTCATGGGCACCACGGCCTTCCTGTCCATGTGGATCAGCAACACGGCCTCCACCGCCATGATGCTGCCCATCGCCCAGGCCGTGCTGGCGCAGctgagcagcacagaggctgcgGCAGATGAGCGGGAGCAGCGGGGCGGCGAGGACAACCAGGCCTTCGAGATGGACGGCAAACTCAAGGAGGACATTGTGG AGTCAATGAAGGATGCGGAGGAAGGTGACCAGAGGAGAGAGCAGAGGGAGCAGAAGTACCTGAAGCTGTCGAAGGGCATGAGCCTGTGTGTCTGCTACTCAGCCAGCATCGGGGGCACCGCCACCCTGACCGGCACCACCCCAAATCTTATTCTGAAGGGGCAGGTGGATGA GCTGTTTCCAGACAACAACGATGTGATCAACTTTGCCACCTGGTTTGGATTCTCCTTCCCCAACATGCTGCTGATGTTGATCCTCTCCTGGTTCTGGCTCCAGTTCATGTTCATAGGTTTCaa CCTCAAGAAGTCGTTTGGCTGTGGGAAGAGGAACGAAGGTGATGAAGAAGCCTACCAGGTGATGAAGAATGAGTACAAGAAGCTGGGCAGCATCTCCTTTGCGGAGGGCAGCGTgctcgtcatcttcgtcattcTGGTGCTGCTGTGGTTCACCAGGGAGCCTGGGTTCATGCCTGGCTGGGCTACAGTGTTATTCAACATGGACAAACA ATACGTCACCGATGGCACAGTAGCCATCTTCATGTCTATGATGTTCTTCATTATCCCATCCCGGATGCCGTCGCTGGCTTATCGCGGAGGAGGTGATGAAGGTGCAAGTG AGAAGAACATCAAGGCTCCACCAACCCTGCTCAGATGGGAGGTGGTCCAGGAGAAGATGCCCTGGAACATCATCCTGCTGCTGGGAGGGGGCTTTGCCCTGGCCAAAGGCAGTGAG GTCTCGGGCTTGTCCCTGTGGCTGGGGGAGAGCCTGACACCCCTGAAGAGCATCCCCCCGTTCGCCATCTCACTTCTGCTCTGCCTGTTGGTGACCACCTTCACCGAGTGCTCCAGCAACACAGCCACCACTACACTCTTCCTGCCCATCCTGGCCTCCATG GCCACCGCCATCCAGCTGCACCCGCTCTACATCATGCTGCCCTGCACCCTCTGTGCCTCCCTGGCCTTCATGCTGCCAGTGGCCACCCCCCCCAACGCCATTGCCTTCTCCTACGGCCAGCTCAAAGTCATGGACATG GCGAAGGCTGGCTTCGCGCTGAACCTCATCGGTGTCCTGGCCATCAACTTTGCCTTGAACACCTGGGGCACAGCAATGTTTCACCTGGACACCTACCCATCCTGGGCCAACGCCACGGGCCCCGTCTGA
- the slc46a1 gene encoding proton-coupled folate transporter isoform X5, with protein sequence MTSFSMSTCTLLLAYITSFSMSTCTLLLAYITSFSMSTSTVLLAYITSFSMSTCTVLLAYITSFSMSTCTLLLAYITSFSMSTCTLLLAYITSFSMSTCTLLLAYITSFSMSTCTVLLAYITSSSMSTCTLLLAYITSSSMSTCTLLLAYITSSSMSTCTLLLVYITSLSMSTCTVLLAYMTSFSMSTCTLLLVYITSFSMSTCTVLLAYITSFSMSTCTLLLAYITSFSMSTCTVLLAYITFFSMSTCTVLLAYITSSSMSTCSVVSIHDLFLYVHMHTAVSIHHLLLYVLVHTVVSIHHLLLYVHEHGVVSIHHLLLYVHMHGVVSIHHLLLYVHMHTAVSIHHLLLYVHVHTAVSIHHLLLYVHVHTVVSIHHLLLYVHVHGVVSIHHLLLYVHVHTAVSIHHLLLYVHVHGVVSIPRLFFCVHRAIRCWEQRTAGREAAGAS encoded by the exons ATGACCTCTTTCTCTATGTCCACATGCACACTGCTGTTAGCATACATCACCTCCTTCTCTATGTCCACGTGCACACTGTTGTTAGCATACATCACCTCCTTCTCTATGTCCACGAGCACGGTGTTGTTAGCATACATCACCTCCTTCTCTATGTCCACATGCACGGTGTTGTTAGCATACATCACCTCCTTCTCTATGTCCACATGCACACTGCTGTTAGCATACATCACCTCCTTCTCTATGTCCACGTGCACACTGTTGTTAGCATACATCACCTCCTTCTCTATGTCCACGTGCACACTGTTGTTAGCATACATCACCTCCTTCTCTATGTCCACGTGCACGGTGTTGTTAGCATACATCAC CTCCTCCTCTATGTCCACATGCACACTGCTGTTAGCATACATCACCTCCTCCTCTATGTCCACATGCACACTGCTGTTAGCATACATCACCTCCTCCTCTATGTCCACATGCACACTGCTGTTAGTATACATCACCTCCTTATCTATGTCCACGTGCACGGTGTTGTTAGCATACATGACCTCTTTCTCTATGTCCACATGCACACTGCTGTTAGTATACATCACCTCCTTCTCTATGTCCACGTGCACGGTGTTGTTAGCATACATCACCTCTTTCTCTATGTCCACGTGCACACTGCTGTTAGCATACATCACCTCCTTCTCTATGTCCACGTGCACCGTGTTGTTAGCATACATCACCTTCTTCTCTATGTCCACGTGCACCGTGTTGTTAGCATACATCACCTCCTCCTCTATGTCCACGTGCAGTGTTGTTAGCATACATGACCTCTTTCTCTATGTCCACATGCACACTGCTGTTAGCATACATCACCTCCTTCTCTATGTCCTCGTGCACACTGTTGTTAGCATACATCACCTCCTTCTCTATGTCCACGAGCACGGTGTTGTTAGCATACATCACCTCCTTCTCTATGTCCACATGCACGGTGTTGTTAGCATACATCACCTCCTTCTCTATGTCCACATGCACACTGCTGTTAGCATACATCACCTCCTTCTCTATGTCCACGTGCACACTGCTGTTAGCATACATCACCTCCTTCTCTATGTCCACGTGCACACTGTTGTTAGCATACATCACCTCCTTCTCTATGTCCACGTGCACGGTGTTGTTAGCATACATCACCTCCTTCTCTATGTCCACGTGCACACTGCTGTTAGCATACATCACCTCCTTCTCTATGTCCACGTGCACGGTGTTGTTAGCATACCTCGCCTCTTTTTCTGTGTCCACAGAGCCATCAGGTGTTGGGAACAGAGGACGGCTGGCAGGGAGGCCGCGGGGGCATCCTGA
- the slc46a1 gene encoding proton-coupled folate transporter isoform X3, with protein MDAADTEALLPEADGISDLGQSRSASEDEGRPEPEGRAKLEPSCFPRRLGVTVEPVLFLSMFSLALQMPLNMQYLWERFSAAVGYNGTATRGCGNSSGPPDALEKEVETLTAHWSMYINLGGFAVGVVMVTLLGSWSDRVGRKPVLVIASLGLALQATTYLLVMYLQLPVVWFLVGRLLSALTGDFNAILAGCFAYVADVSSGRSRTFRVAVLEASLGVAGMLAGAIGGPWRRAQGYTNPFWLALACNLAAAAYVFIFVSESVSPEPTAHFLTLEHHAAVRRLYCTGGWRRRRLLWLYLLCFFVVVTVHFGSRDLYVLYELSEPLCWDSELVGLGSAALYLAYLSSLLGLRVMQCYLEDSWVAVAGLVSNVAGLVVISLAKSTALMFTGYGLCFLFLATTPVLRSKMSKLAGSSEQGALFASVACVEGLCALVASGVFSSLYPVTLHIMKGLPFLLAAGLLLIPMAVIGAIRCWEQRTAGREAAGAS; from the exons ATGGACGCCGCGGACACCGAAGCGCTTCTCCCGGAGGCCGACGGCATATCGGACTTAGGCCAGAGCCGATCAGCCTCGGAGGACGAGGGGAGACCGGAGCCGGAGGGCCGGGCGAAGCTGGAGCCGAGCTGCTTTCCCCGCCGGCTCGGCGTCACCGTGGAGCCGGTGCTCTTCCTCTCCATGTTCTCGTTGGCGCTGCAGATGCCGCTGAACATGCAGTACCTCTGGGAGCGGTTTAGCGCCGCCGTTGGATACAACGGGACTGCGACGCGGGGATGCGGCAACTCGAGCGGGCCGCCCGACGCGCTGGAGAAG GAGGTTGAGACCCTCACCGCCCACTGGAGCATGTACATCAACCTGGGGGGCTTTGCCGTGGGTGTCGTCATGGTGACATTGCTGGGTTCCTGGAGCGACCGAGTGGGCAGGAAGCCAGTGCTCGTCATCGCCAGCTTGGGCTTGGCCTTGCAGGCCACCACCTATTTGCTGGTGATGTACCTACAGCTGCCCGTGGTGTGGTTCCTGGTTGGGAGGCTCCTCAGCGCTCTAACGGGTGACTTCAACGCCATCCTCGCCGGCTGCTTCGCCTATGTGGCCGACGTCAGCAGCGGTCGCTCCCGCACCTTTCGCGTGGCCGTGCTGGAGGCCAGTCTTGGGGTGGCTGGCATGCTCGCTGGTGCCATTGGAGGTCCATGGCGTCGGGCACAGGG GTACACCAACCCATTTTGGCTGGCGCTGGCCTGCAACCTGGCAGCAGCTGCTTATGTGTTCATCTTCGTGTCCGAGTCCGTGAGCCCCGAGCCAACGGCCCACTTCCTCACACTGGAGCACCATGCGGCAGTCCGGCGGCTGTACTGCACAGGGGGGTGGCGCCGGCGACGCCTGCTCTGGCTCTACCTGCTCTGCTTCTTTGTGGTGGTGACGGTTCACTTTGGCAGCCGGGATCTCTACGTTTTATATGAGCTGAGTGAGCCGCTGTGCTGGGACTCCGAGCTTGTGGGGTTGGGCTCGGCCGCACTCTACCTGGCCTACCTGAGCAGCCTGCTGGGACTGCGCGTCATGCAGTGCTACCTGGAGGACTCGTGGGTAGCTGTGGCGGGTCTGGTGTCCAACGTGGCTGGCCTGGTGGTCATCTCCTTAGCCAAGAGCACCGCCCTCATGTTCACGG GTTATGGTCTGTGTTTTCTCTTCCTGGCCACCACGCCAGTACTGCGCTCCAAAATGTCAAAGCTGGCTGGATCCTCGGAGCAAG GTGCTCTGTTTGCGTCGGTGGCCTGCGTGGAGGGGCTCTGCGCCCTGGTGGCCAGCGGGGTCTTCAGCTCCCTGTACCCCGTCACCCTGCACATCATGAAGGGGCTGCCCTTCCTGCTGGCAGCTGGCCTCCTCCTCATCCCCATGGCTGTCATCGG AGCCATCAGGTGTTGGGAACAGAGGACGGCTGGCAGGGAGGCCGCGGGGGCATCCTGA
- the slc46a1 gene encoding proton-coupled folate transporter isoform X1, with product MQLLSILKASISSCTLLLAYITSFSMSTCTLLLAYITSSSMSTCTQLLAYITSSSMSTCTLLLAYITSSSMSTCTLLLAYITSFSMSTCTVLLAYITSSSRSTCTQLLAYITSSSMSICTLLLAYITSSSMSTCTLLLAYITSSSMSTCTLLLAYITSSSMSTCTLLLAYITSSSMSTCTLLLAYITSFSMSTCTVLLAYITFSSMSTCTVLLAYITSFSMSTCTVLLAYITSSSMSTCTLLLAYITSFSMSTCTLLLAYITSFSMSTCSVVSIHDLFLYVHMHTAVSIHHLLLYVHVHTVVSIHHLLLYVHEHGVVSIHHLLLYVHMHGVVSIHHLLLYVHMHTAVSIHHLLLYVHVHTVVSIHHLLLYVHVHTVVSIHHLLLYVHVHGVVSIHHLLLYVHMHTAVSIHHLLLYVHMHTAVSIHHLLLYVHMHTAVSIHHLLLYVHMHTAVSIHHLLIYVHVHGVVSIHDLFLYVHMHTAVSIHHLLLYVHVHGVVSIHHLFLYVHVHTAVSIHHLLLYVHVHRVVSIHHLLLYVHVHRVVSIHHLLLYVHVQCC from the exons ATGCAGCTGCTGAGTATTTTAAAGGCATCGATTTCCTCATGCACACTGTTGTTAGCATACATAACCTCCTTCTCTATGTCCACATGCACACTGCTGTTAGCATACATCACCTCCTCCTCTATGTCCACATGCACACAGCTGTTAGCATACATCACCTCCTCCTCTATGTCCACATGCACACTGCTGTTAGCATACATCACCTCCTCCTCTATGTCCACGTGCACACTGCTGTTAGCATACATCACCTCCTTCTCTATGTCCACGTGCACCGTGTTGTTAGCATACATCACCTCCTCCTCTAGGTCCACATGCACACAGCTGTTAGCATACATCACCTCCTCTTCTATGTCCATATGCACACTGCTGTTAGCATACATCACCTCCTCCTCTATGTCCACATGCACACTGCTGTTAGCATACATCACCTCCTCCTCTATGTCCACATGCACACTGCTGTTAGCATACATCAC CTCCTCCTCTATGTCCACATGCACACTGCTGTTAGCATACATCACCTCCTCCTCTATGTCCACATGCACACTGCTGTTAGCATACATCACCTCCTTCTCTATGTCCACGTGCACCGTGTTGTTAGCATATATCACCTTCTCCTCTATGTCCACGTGCACCGTGTTGTTAGCATACATCACCTCCTTCTCTATGTCCACGTGCACCGTGTTGTTAGCATACATCACCTCCTCCTCTATGTCCACATGCACACTGCTGTTAGCATACATCACCTCCTTCTCTATGTCCACATGCACACTGCTGTTAGCATACATCACCTCCTTCTCTATGTCCACGTGCAGTGTTGTTAGCATACATGACCTCTTTCTCTATGTCCACATGCACACTGCTGTTAGCATACATCACCTCCTTCTCTATGTCCACGTGCACACTGTTGTTAGCATACATCACCTCCTTCTCTATGTCCACGAGCACGGTGTTGTTAGCATACATCACCTCCTTCTCTATGTCCACATGCACGGTGTTGTTAGCATACATCACCTCCTTCTCTATGTCCACATGCACACTGCTGTTAGCATACATCACCTCCTTCTCTATGTCCACGTGCACACTGTTGTTAGCATACATCACCTCCTTCTCTATGTCCACGTGCACACTGTTGTTAGCATACATCACCTCCTTCTCTATGTCCACGTGCACGGTGTTGTTAGCATACATCAC CTCCTCCTCTATGTCCACATGCACACTGCTGTTAGCATACATCACCTCCTCCTCTATGTCCACATGCACACTGCTGTTAGCATACATCACCTCCTCCTCTATGTCCACATGCACACTGCTGTTAGCATACATCACCTCCTCCTCTATGTCCACATGCACACTGCTGTTAGTATACATCACCTCCTTATCTATGTCCACGTGCACGGTGTTGTTAGCATACATGACCTCTTTCTCTATGTCCACATGCACACTGCTGTTAGTATACATCACCTCCTTCTCTATGTCCACGTGCACGGTGTTGTTAGCATACATCACCTCTTTCTCTATGTCCACGTGCACACTGCTGTTAGCATACATCACCTCCTTCTCTATGTCCACGTGCACCGTGTTGTTAGCATACATCACCTTCTTCTCTATGTCCACGTGCACCGTGTTGTTAGCATACATCACCTCCTCCTCTATGTCCACGTGCAGTGTTGTTAG
- the slc46a1 gene encoding proton-coupled folate transporter isoform X6, with translation MQLLSILKASISSCTLLLAYITSFSMSTCTLLLAYITSSSMSTCTQLLAYITSSSMSTCTLLLAYITSSSMSTCTLLLAYITSFSMSTCTVLLAYITSSSRSTCTQLLAYITSSSMSICTLLLAYITSSSMSTCTLLLAYITSSSMSTCTLLLAYITSFSMSTCTVLLAYITSSSMSTCTLLLAYITSSSMSTCTLLLAYITSFSMSTCTVLLAYITFSSMSTCTVLLAYITSFSMSTCTVLLAYITSSSMSTCTLLLAYITSFSMSTCTLLLAYITSFSMSTCSVVSIHDLFLYVHMHTAVSIHHLLLYVHVHTVVSIHHLLLYVHVHGVVSIHHLFLYVHVHTAVSIHHLLLYVHVHRVVSIHHLLLYVHVHRVVSIHHLLLYVHVQCC, from the exons ATGCAGCTGCTGAGTATTTTAAAGGCATCGATTTCCTCATGCACACTGTTGTTAGCATACATAACCTCCTTCTCTATGTCCACATGCACACTGCTGTTAGCATACATCACCTCCTCCTCTATGTCCACATGCACACAGCTGTTAGCATACATCACCTCCTCCTCTATGTCCACATGCACACTGCTGTTAGCATACATCACCTCCTCCTCTATGTCCACGTGCACACTGCTGTTAGCATACATCACCTCCTTCTCTATGTCCACGTGCACCGTGTTGTTAGCATACATCACCTCCTCCTCTAGGTCCACATGCACACAGCTGTTAGCATACATCACCTCCTCTTCTATGTCCATATGCACACTGCTGTTAGCATACATCACCTCCTCCTCTATGTCCACATGCACACTGCTGTTAGCATACATCACCTCCTCCTCTATGTCCACATGCACACTGCTGTTAGCATACATCACCTCCTTCTCTATGTCCACGTGCACGGTGTTGTTAGCATACATCACCTCCTCCTCTATGTCCACATGCACACTGCTGTTAGCATACATCACCTCCTCCTCTATGTCCACATGCACACTGCTGTTAGCATACATCACCTCCTTCTCTATGTCCACGTGCACCGTGTTGTTAGCATATATCACCTTCTCCTCTATGTCCACGTGCACCGTGTTGTTAGCATACATCACCTCCTTCTCTATGTCCACGTGCACCGTGTTGTTAGCATACATCACCTCCTCCTCTATGTCCACATGCACACTGCTGTTAGCATACATCACCTCCTTCTCTATGTCCACATGCACACTGCTGTTAGCATACATCACCTCCTTCTCTATGTCCACGTGCAGTGTTGTTAGCATACATGACCTCTTTCTCTATGTCCACATGCACACTGCTGTTAGCATACATCACCTCCTTCTCTATGTCCACGTGCACACTGTTGTTAGCATACATCAC CTCCTTCTCTATGTCCACGTGCACGGTGTTGTTAGCATACATCACCTCTTTCTCTATGTCCACGTGCACACTGCTGTTAGCATACATCACCTCCTTCTCTATGTCCACGTGCACCGTGTTGTTAGCATACATCACCTTCTTCTCTATGTCCACGTGCACCGTGTTGTTAGCATACATCACCTCCTCCTCTATGTCCACGTGCAGTGTTGTTAG
- the slc46a1 gene encoding proton-coupled folate transporter isoform X4: MTSFSMSTCTLLLAYITSFSMSTCTLLLAYITSFSMSTSTVLLAYITSFSMSTCTVLLAYITSFSMSTCTLLLAYITSFSMSTCTLLLAYITSFSMSTCTLLLAYITSFSMSTCTVLLAYITSSSMSTCTLLLAYITSSSMSTCTLLLAYITSSSMSTCTLLLAYITSSSMSTCTLLLVYITSLSMSTCTVLLAYMTSFSMSTCTLLLVYITSFSMSTCTVLLAYITSFSMSTCTLLLAYITSFSMSTCTVLLAYITFFSMSTCTVLLAYITSSSMSTCSVVSIHDLFLYVHMHTAVSIHHLLLYVLVHTVVSIHHLLLYVHEHGVVSIHHLLLYVHMHGVVSIHHLLLYVHMHTAVSIHHLLLYVHVHTAVSIHHLLLYVHVHTVVSIHHLLLYVHVHGVVSIHHLLLYVHVHTAVSIHHLLLYVHVHGVVSIPRLFFCVHRAIRCWEQRTAGREAAGAS; encoded by the exons ATGACCTCTTTCTCTATGTCCACATGCACACTGCTGTTAGCATACATCACCTCCTTCTCTATGTCCACGTGCACACTGTTGTTAGCATACATCACCTCCTTCTCTATGTCCACGAGCACGGTGTTGTTAGCATACATCACCTCCTTCTCTATGTCCACATGCACGGTGTTGTTAGCATACATCACCTCCTTCTCTATGTCCACATGCACACTGCTGTTAGCATACATCACCTCCTTCTCTATGTCCACGTGCACACTGTTGTTAGCATACATCACCTCCTTCTCTATGTCCACGTGCACACTGTTGTTAGCATACATCACCTCCTTCTCTATGTCCACGTGCACGGTGTTGTTAGCATACATCAC CTCCTCCTCTATGTCCACATGCACACTGCTGTTAGCATACATCACCTCCTCCTCTATGTCCACATGCACACTGCTGTTAGCATACATCACCTCCTCCTCTATGTCCACATGCACACTGCTGTTAGCATACATCACCTCCTCCTCTATGTCCACATGCACACTGCTGTTAGTATACATCACCTCCTTATCTATGTCCACGTGCACGGTGTTGTTAGCATACATGACCTCTTTCTCTATGTCCACATGCACACTGCTGTTAGTATACATCACCTCCTTCTCTATGTCCACGTGCACGGTGTTGTTAGCATACATCACCTCTTTCTCTATGTCCACGTGCACACTGCTGTTAGCATACATCACCTCCTTCTCTATGTCCACGTGCACCGTGTTGTTAGCATACATCACCTTCTTCTCTATGTCCACGTGCACCGTGTTGTTAGCATACATCACCTCCTCCTCTATGTCCACGTGCAGTGTTGTTAGCATACATGACCTCTTTCTCTATGTCCACATGCACACTGCTGTTAGCATACATCACCTCCTTCTCTATGTCCTCGTGCACACTGTTGTTAGCATACATCACCTCCTTCTCTATGTCCACGAGCACGGTGTTGTTAGCATACATCACCTCCTTCTCTATGTCCACATGCACGGTGTTGTTAGCATACATCACCTCCTTCTCTATGTCCACATGCACACTGCTGTTAGCATACATCACCTCCTTCTCTATGTCCACGTGCACACTGCTGTTAGCATACATCACCTCCTTCTCTATGTCCACGTGCACACTGTTGTTAGCATACATCACCTCCTTCTCTATGTCCACGTGCACGGTGTTGTTAGCATACATCACCTCCTTCTCTATGTCCACGTGCACACTGCTGTTAGCATACATCACCTCCTTCTCTATGTCCACGTGCACGGTGTTGTTAGCATACCTCGCCTCTTTTTCTGTGTCCACAGAGCCATCAGGTGTTGGGAACAGAGGACGGCTGGCAGGGAGGCCGCGGGGGCATCCTGA
- the slc46a1 gene encoding proton-coupled folate transporter isoform X2 has product MQLLSILKASISSCTLLLAYITSFSMSTCTLLLAYITSSSMSTCTQLLAYITSSSMSTCTLLLAYITSSSMSTCTLLLAYITSFSMSTCTVLLAYITSSSRSTCTQLLAYITSSSMSICTLLLAYITSSSMSTCTLLLAYITSSSMSTCTLLLAYITSFSMSTCTVLLAYITSSSMSTCTLLLAYITSSSMSTCTLLLAYITSSSMSTCTLLLAYITSSSMSTCTLLLAYITSSSMSTCTLLLAYITSSSMSTCTLLLVYITSLSMSTCTVLLAYMTSFSMSTCTLLLVYITSFSMSTCTVLLAYITSFSMSTCTLLLAYITSFSMSTCTVLLAYITFFSMSTCTVLLAYITSSSMSTCSVVSIHDLFLYVHMHTAVSIHHLLLYVLVHTVVSIHHLLLYVHEHGVVSIHHLLLYVHMHGVVSIHHLLLYVHMHTAVSIHHLLLYVHVHTAVSIHHLLLYVHVHTVVSIHHLLLYVHVHGVVSIHHLLLYVHVHTAVSIHHLLLYVHVHGVVSIPRLFFCVHRAIRCWEQRTAGREAAGAS; this is encoded by the exons ATGCAGCTGCTGAGTATTTTAAAGGCATCGATTTCCTCATGCACACTGTTGTTAGCATACATAACCTCCTTCTCTATGTCCACATGCACACTGCTGTTAGCATACATCACCTCCTCCTCTATGTCCACATGCACACAGCTGTTAGCATACATCACCTCCTCCTCTATGTCCACATGCACACTGCTGTTAGCATACATCACCTCCTCCTCTATGTCCACGTGCACACTGCTGTTAGCATACATCACCTCCTTCTCTATGTCCACGTGCACCGTGTTGTTAGCATACATCACCTCCTCCTCTAGGTCCACATGCACACAGCTGTTAGCATACATCACCTCCTCTTCTATGTCCATATGCACACTGCTGTTAGCATACATCACCTCCTCCTCTATGTCCACATGCACACTGCTGTTAGCATACATCACCTCCTCCTCTATGTCCACATGCACACTGCTGTTAGCATACATCACCTCCTTCTCTATGTCCACGTGCACGGTGTTGTTAGCATACATCACCTCCTCCTCTATGTCCACATGCACACTGCTGTTAGCATACATCACCTCCTCCTCTATGTCCACATGCACACTGCTGTTAGCATACATCAC CTCCTCCTCTATGTCCACATGCACACTGCTGTTAGCATACATCACCTCCTCCTCTATGTCCACATGCACACTGCTGTTAGCATACATCACCTCCTCCTCTATGTCCACATGCACACTGCTGTTAGCATACATCACCTCCTCCTCTATGTCCACATGCACACTGCTGTTAGTATACATCACCTCCTTATCTATGTCCACGTGCACGGTGTTGTTAGCATACATGACCTCTTTCTCTATGTCCACATGCACACTGCTGTTAGTATACATCACCTCCTTCTCTATGTCCACGTGCACGGTGTTGTTAGCATACATCACCTCTTTCTCTATGTCCACGTGCACACTGCTGTTAGCATACATCACCTCCTTCTCTATGTCCACGTGCACCGTGTTGTTAGCATACATCACCTTCTTCTCTATGTCCACGTGCACCGTGTTGTTAGCATACATCACCTCCTCCTCTATGTCCACGTGCAGTGTTGTTAGCATACATGACCTCTTTCTCTATGTCCACATGCACACTGCTGTTAGCATACATCACCTCCTTCTCTATGTCCTCGTGCACACTGTTGTTAGCATACATCACCTCCTTCTCTATGTCCACGAGCACGGTGTTGTTAGCATACATCACCTCCTTCTCTATGTCCACATGCACGGTGTTGTTAGCATACATCACCTCCTTCTCTATGTCCACATGCACACTGCTGTTAGCATACATCACCTCCTTCTCTATGTCCACGTGCACACTGCTGTTAGCATACATCACCTCCTTCTCTATGTCCACGTGCACACTGTTGTTAGCATACATCACCTCCTTCTCTATGTCCACGTGCACGGTGTTGTTAGCATACATCACCTCCTTCTCTATGTCCACGTGCACACTGCTGTTAGCATACATCACCTCCTTCTCTATGTCCACGTGCACGGTGTTGTTAGCATACCTCGCCTCTTTTTCTGTGTCCACAGAGCCATCAGGTGTTGGGAACAGAGGACGGCTGGCAGGGAGGCCGCGGGGGCATCCTGA